One region of Alosa alosa isolate M-15738 ecotype Scorff River chromosome 1, AALO_Geno_1.1, whole genome shotgun sequence genomic DNA includes:
- the LOC125304014 gene encoding uncharacterized protein LOC125304014: protein MIRELGLGLLLAYSPQVHSTGKDDDWVDYTDMLRYDSVSQSMRGGDDPCAKCYKKYGLWAPIVVLKHAPVGDLLKIGLTLLVIILGHVCIRALRQWGNQRASPPVAVPQAQAALEMVVGDDRVAVDAATQTEQGMEQRQAVSQQEIPREPEEIPQRRQRREESEDSSDRPESLSNTEGHVMRAQTGPAARRASLDKERPNFNRQLQAQEAHDTVPCRGEGDGGTDSDSERYCSSHFPVPETTEQQQQQTQDEGTFASTKTHTDPSTVPPQTKLS, encoded by the exons atgattagagaattaggcctaggcctactgctaGCTTACTCACCCCAAGTGCATTCAACGGGAAAAGACGATGATTGGGTTGACTACACAGACATGCTGCGTTACGATTCAGTATCTCAAAGCATGAGAGGAGGG GATGATCCATGTGCAAAGTGCTACAAGAAATACGGATTATGGGCCCCCATAGTGGTGTTAAAGCATGCACCGGTTGGTGACCTCCTGAAGATCGGCCTGACTCTTCTAGTAATTATTCTG GGCCATGTATGCATCAGGGCCCTCCGACAGTGGGGCAACCAAAGGGCCTCTCCTCCTGTCGCGGTACCCCAAGCCCAGGCTGCTCTAGAGATGGTTGTCGGTGACGATCGTGTAGCTGTTGATGCTGCCACCCAGACCGAGCAAGGGATGGAGCAGCGTCAAGCCGTGAGCCAACAAGAGATCCCACGTGAACCAGAGGAGATACCACAGCGTCGCCAACGCAGAGAGGAGAGCGAGGATTCATCCGATAGACCAGAGAGCCTCTCCAACACCGAGGGTCACGTGATGAGAGCTCAGACAGGACCAGCTGCTAGAAGGGCTTCCCTCGATAAAGAAAGACCTAACTTTAACAGACAGCTCCAAGCACAAGAGGCACAT GATACTGTACCATGTAGAGGAGAGGGTGATGGTGGAACAGACTCAGACAGTGAGAGATACTGTAGTTCTCACTTTCCAGTTCCTGAGACCAcagaacaacagcaacagcaaactCAGGATGAAGGGACATTTGCctcaaccaaaacacacacagatccttCTACGGTACCACCTCAAACTAAATTATCCTAA
- the gpsm2 gene encoding LOW QUALITY PROTEIN: G-protein-signaling modulator 2 (The sequence of the model RefSeq protein was modified relative to this genomic sequence to represent the inferred CDS: inserted 2 bases in 1 codon): MSFPPLPSLWQMSDQLFGSSSGYQLLLCPSMDANGSLVSMRSEDQSSHVRYRMEASCLELALEGERLCKLGDYQAGXSFFEAAIQVGTEDLQVLSAVYSQLGNAYFHLHDFAKALEFHHHDLTLTRTIGDQLGEAKASGNLGNTLKALGRFDEAIVCCQRHLDIAQDLNDKVGKARALYNFGNVYHAKGKSICWSGADPGDFPEEVMTALRRAADYYDGNLAIVKELGDRAAQGRTYGNLGNTHYLLGNFRGAVAFHEQRLLIAKEFGDRAAQRRACCNLGNAFIFLGEFEMAAEHYKKALHLARQLKDRAVEAQACYSLGNTYTLLHDYERAIDYHLKHLIIAQDLNDRIGEGRACWSLGNAHTALGNHDQAMHFAEKHLEICKETGDRTGELTARMNVSDLQMVLGLSYSTNNSVLSEKEIDYNRAGARPRMSRRHSMENLELMKLTPDKINGQKWASDILTKPAKPSLGKSSSRLFFVNRFRGKKHKSGSTKVLQDSSNTQDTTQGPGPQKRASVDTLGDESFFDLLSRFQSNRMDDQRCAILDRKSSASAPPSPSRTPPTGMKKSFSEASPGQEPFFSLVASTQGRRLDDQRAGTGGSLPGLRLTQHRSQAVLNQLMASADNNEPDDQFFDMLVKCQGSRLDDQRCAPPPPPSKGPTVPDEDFFSLIMRSQAKRMDEQRVTLPASASCHQL, encoded by the exons GATGGAGGCCTCCTGCCTAGAGCTGGCCCTGGAGGGGGAGCGCCTCTGCAAGCTGGGCGACTACCAGGCGGG CTCTTTCTTCGAGGCGGCCATCCAGGTGGGCACGGAGGACCTGCAGGTGCTCAGCGCAGTCTACAGCCAGCTGGGCAATGCCTACTTCCACCTGCACGACTTCGCCAAGGCGCTGGAGTTCCACCACCACGACCTCACCCTAACCAG GACCATTGGGGATCAGCTTGGCGAAGCTAAAGCCAGTGGGAACCTTGGGAACACTTTGAAGGCGCTGGGTCGCTTTGATGAAGCTATTGTTTGTTGTCAAAGGCACTTGGATATAGCCCAGGACCTGAACGATAAG GTCGGCAAGGCGAGAGCACTTTATAACTTTGGGAATGTGTACCATGCCAAGGGTAAGAGTATCTGCTGGAGCGGGGCAGACCCAGGAGATTTCCCAGAGGAGGTCATGACAGCACTAAGAAGAGCCGCAGATTACTATGA TGGGAACCTGGCTATTGTGAAGGAGCTTGGAGACCGGGCAGCCCAAGGCCGGACCTATGGTAACCTGGGTAACACGCACTACCTGTTGGGAAACTTCCGGGGAGCAGTGGCGTTCCATGAGCAG CGGCTGCTCATAGCGAAGGAGTTTGGTGACCGGGCAGCGCAGAGACGAGCCTGCTGCAACCTGGGCAACGCTTTCATCTTCCTGGGGGAATTTGAAATGGCAGCAGAACACTACAA gaaGGCGCTGCATTTGGCTCGGCAGCTGAAGGACCGGGCAGTGGAGGCTCAGGCCTGCTACAGTCTGGGAAACACCTACACCCTCCTGCACGACTACGAGAGGGCCATTGACTACCACCTCAAACACCTCATCATTGCACAGGACCTCAACGACAG GATCGGAGAAGGCCGGGCCTGTTGGAGTTTAGGGAATGCACACACAGCCTTGGGAAACCACGACCAAGCCATGCACTTTGCAGAGAAACATCTAGAAATCTGCAAAGAG ACCGGGGACCGCACCGGAGAGCTGACGGCCCGCATGAACGTGTCCGACCTGCAAATGGTGCTGGGTCTGAGTTACAGCACCAACAACTCTGTCCTGTCAGAGAAAGAGATCGACTACAACCGAGCAG gGGCACGGCCAAGAATGAGCAGGCGCCACAGCATGGAGAACCTGGAGCTGATGAAACTAACTCCCGACAAGATCAAT GGACAGAAATGGGCCAGTGACATCCTGACCAAGCCAGCCAAGCCCAGCCTGGGCAAGTCCTCGTCCAGACTCTTCTTTGTGAACCGCTTCAGGGGGAAGAAACACAAGAGTGGCTCCACCAAAGTCCTGCAGGACAGCAGCAACACTCAGGACACCACGCAGGGCCCCGGGCCTCAGAAG AGGGCGAGTGTGGACACGCTGGGAGACGAGAGCTTCTTTGACCTGCTCAGCCGTTTCCAGAGCAACCGCATGGATGACCAGCGCTGCGCCATTCTGGACAGGAAAAGCAGCGCGTCTGCACCGCCCAGTCCCTCGCGGACACCACCCACCGGCATGAAGAAAT CGTTCTCGGAGGCGTCCCCTGGCCAGGAGCCGTTCTTCAGCCTGGTGGCGAGCACTCAGGGCCGTCGGCTTGACGACCAGCGCGCGGGCACGGGCGGCAGCCTGCCAGGCCTGCGGCTGACGCAGCATAGGAGCCAAGCCGTGCTCAACCAGCTGATGGCCAGCGCCGACAACAATGAACCCGACGACCAGTTCTTCGACATGCTGGTCAAGTGCCAG GGTTCTCGTTTGGATGACCAGCGGTgtgcccccccacctccccccagcAAAGGCCCCACGGTGCCCGACGAGGACTTCTTCAGCCTCATTATGCGCTCCCAGGCCAAGCGCATGGACGAGCAGCGGGTCACTCTGCCCGCCAGCGCCAGCTGCCACCAGCTGTAG